One window of Chionomys nivalis chromosome 18, mChiNiv1.1, whole genome shotgun sequence genomic DNA carries:
- the Prmt6 gene encoding protein arginine N-methyltransferase 6, with translation MSLIKKRKLESGGGGAGGEGAEEEDGGEQEAAPPRPRRTKRERDQLYYECYSDVSVHEEMIADRVRTDAYRLGILRNWASLRGKTVLDVGAGTGILSIFCAQAGARRVYAVEASAIWQQAREVVRLNGLEDRVHVLPGPVETVELPEQVDAIVSEWMGYGLLHESMLSSVLHARTKWLKEGGLLLPASAELFVAPISDQMLEWRLGFWSQVKQHYGVDMSCLESFATRCLMGHSEIVVQGLSGEDVLARPQRFAQLDLARAGLEQELETGVGGRFRCSCYGSAPLHGFAIWFQVTFPGGDSEKPLVLSTSPFHPATHWKQALLYLNEPVPVEQDTDISGEITLLPSRDNPRRLRVLLRYKVGDQEEKTKDFAMED, from the coding sequence ATGTCGCTGATCAAGAAAAGAAAGCTTGAGTCGGGGGGCGGCGGCGCCGGAGGGGAGGGAGCGGAGGAGGAAGATGGCGGGGAGCAGGAGGCAGCCCCGCCACGACCCCGGAGGACTAAGCGCGAGCGAGACCAGCTGTACTACGAGTGCTACTCCGACGTCTCGGTCCACGAGGAGATGATCGCCGACCGCGTCCGCACCGACGCCTACCGCCTGGGCATCCTGCGGAACTGGGCCTCGCTGCGAGGCAAGACCGTGCTGGACGTGGGCGCGGGCACCGGCATTCTGAGCATCTTCTGTGCCCAGGCCGGTGCCCGGCGCGTGTACGCGGTGGAGGCCAGCGCCATCTGGCAACAGGCCCGGGAGGTAGTGCGGCTCAACGGGTTGGAAGACCGCGTGCACGTCCTGCCGGGCCCCGTGGAGACGGTGGAGCTGCCGGAGCAGGTGGACGCCATCGTGAGCGAATGGATGGGCTACGGACTTCTGCACGAGTCCATGCTGAGCTCCGTGCTCCACGCGCGGACCAAATGGCTGAAGGAGGGCGGTCTCCTCCTGCCAGCTTCCGCGGAGCTTTTCGTGGCCCCGATTAGCGACCAGATGCTGGAATGGCGTCTGGGGTTCTGGAGCCAGGTGAAGCAGCACTACGGCGTGGACATGAGCTGCCTGGAAAGCTTCGCCACGCGCTGCCTGATGGGCCACTCGGAGATCGTGGTGCAGGGGCTGTCCGGCGAGGACGTGCTGGCCCGGCCGCAGCGCTTTGCCCAGCTCGATCTGGCCCGCGCCggcctggagcaggagctggagacCGGTGTGGGCGGGCGCTTCCGCTGCAGCTGCTATGGCTCGGCGCCTCTGCACGGTTTTGCCATCTGGTTCCAGGTGACCTTCCCTGGAGGGGACTCGGAGAAACCCCTGGTGCTGTCTACCTCGCCTTTTCACCCAGCCACTCACTGGAAGCAGGCGCTCCTCTATCTGAATGAGCCGGTGCCGGTGGAACAAGATACGGACATTTCAGGCGAGATCACTCTGCTGCCCTCCCGGGACAACCCCCGACGTCTGCGAGTGCTTCTGCGCTACAAAGTGGGGGACCAGGAGGAAAAGACCAAAGACTTTGCCATGGAGGACTGA